One genomic window of Tepidamorphus gemmatus includes the following:
- a CDS encoding YceD family protein, which yields MIIRDYPVSIPVIRDQVPDSGLDIAFRADAAQCAAFARYLGVPSVERVEAALKIEPRARRSLAVNGHVACDLVQTCVVTLEPVAATIDEVVAIRYVPELGRPSEADGEGAAVDDVETEPLEGGAIDVGALIAQTLSLGLDPYPRRPGVVFEAGTGGSDGSVPSGAFAGLARLRRGDGGS from the coding sequence ATGATCATCCGCGATTATCCCGTCTCAATTCCGGTGATCCGCGACCAGGTTCCCGACAGCGGCTTGGACATCGCCTTCCGCGCCGACGCGGCCCAGTGCGCCGCCTTCGCGCGCTATCTCGGCGTGCCGAGCGTCGAGCGTGTCGAGGCCGCGCTCAAGATCGAGCCGCGAGCGAGGCGATCCCTTGCCGTGAATGGCCACGTCGCCTGCGATCTCGTGCAGACCTGCGTCGTCACCCTCGAGCCCGTCGCTGCGACGATCGACGAGGTCGTCGCGATCCGCTATGTGCCCGAGCTTGGACGGCCATCCGAAGCCGATGGGGAGGGTGCGGCAGTGGACGACGTCGAAACCGAGCCGCTCGAGGGCGGTGCGATCGATGTCGGCGCCCTGATCGCCCAGACTCTGTCGCTCGGTCTGGACCCCTATCCGCGCAGACCCGGTGTCGTGTTCGAGGCCGGTACCGGCGGGAGCGACGGGTCTGTGCCGTCCGGCGCCTTCGCCGGGCTGGCACGACTGCGTCGCGGGGATGGCGGTTCCTGA
- a CDS encoding ubiquinol-cytochrome C chaperone family protein — MLRRLLARLRPGDDCDALYRSIVAQARQPAFYGGDGVPDTPEGRFELLVLHAALIMRRLRRDGAAGRDLAQALFDLMFRNLDGNLREMGVYDLVVPRRIRRMGEAFYGRAGAYDAGLDAADDALLADALARNLYDGRAGAERLRAMVGYVRDCDRALAATGLASLAAGEPGWPPVPGGYA; from the coding sequence ATGCTCCGCAGACTGCTGGCGCGACTTCGGCCCGGCGACGACTGTGATGCGCTGTACCGATCAATCGTGGCGCAGGCGCGGCAACCGGCCTTTTACGGTGGGGACGGCGTTCCCGATACGCCGGAGGGGCGGTTCGAGCTGCTCGTTCTGCACGCCGCGCTCATCATGCGCCGATTGCGCCGCGATGGCGCCGCCGGGCGCGACCTGGCCCAGGCGCTGTTCGATCTGATGTTCCGCAACCTCGATGGCAACCTGCGGGAGATGGGCGTCTACGACCTGGTGGTGCCCAGGCGCATCCGCAGGATGGGCGAAGCATTCTATGGCCGCGCCGGCGCCTATGATGCGGGACTCGACGCCGCGGACGACGCCCTCCTTGCCGACGCGCTCGCCCGCAACCTGTATGACGGGCGCGCCGGAGCGGAACGACTGCGCGCCATGGTCGGCTATGTCCGCGACTGCGACCGGGCCCTTGCCGCCACCGGATTGGCGTCGCTGGCGGCGGGCGAGCCGGGCTGGCCGCCTGTCCCTGGAGGGTACGCATGA
- a CDS encoding outer membrane protein assembly factor BamE, with protein MGPDRAMCNLPSRLARRRALIGLIGAGLLLAGCNTFTIERHHGYLLSQDQLDQIPVGSSQEQVDYVLGTPSTTATFGNEVYYYISQTTKTTAFLAPKVTEQRILAVYFDRDRRVERIANYGLEDGRVVDFISRKTPTSGEEVTFLRQIFSSAVGENV; from the coding sequence ATGGGACCTGATCGAGCGATGTGCAATCTACCGTCGCGATTGGCGCGGCGCCGGGCGCTGATCGGGCTGATCGGTGCCGGTTTGCTGCTGGCCGGATGTAACACCTTCACCATCGAGCGGCACCACGGCTATCTGCTGAGCCAGGACCAGCTCGACCAGATCCCGGTCGGATCGAGCCAGGAACAGGTCGACTACGTGCTCGGCACGCCCTCGACGACGGCGACCTTTGGCAATGAGGTCTACTATTACATCTCGCAGACGACCAAGACGACGGCGTTTCTGGCTCCCAAGGTGACGGAGCAGCGCATTCTCGCCGTGTATTTCGACCGTGACCGCCGCGTCGAACGGATCGCCAATTATGGGCTGGAAGACGGGCGCGTCGTCGATTTCATCAGCCGCAAGACGCCGACATCGGGCGAGGAAGTGACATTCCTGCGGCAGATCTTCTCATCGGCCGTCGGCGAGAACGTCTGA
- a CDS encoding sodium-translocating pyrophosphatase produces the protein MSMAIWAIIACGALSIVYGVWAIQSVMAADAGNQRMQEIAGAIQEGAQAYLSRQYTTIGIVGIVIFVIVAWLLSITVAIGFAIGAILSAAAGFIGMLVSVRANVRTTQASSLSLSAGLAIAFRAGAVTGLLVAGLALLGVAVYYLVLTGMMGYAPGDRTVVDALVALGFGASLISIFARLGGGIFTKGADVGGDLVGKVEAGIPEDDPRNPATIADNVGDNVGDCAGMAADLFETYVVTVVATMVLGAIFFAGQDVLQSALLYPLAIGAVCVATSIIGTFFVRLGANQSIMGALYKGFIATGVLSAIALYPVTAMLLGTDTVLTASNGVSFTGLDLFLCGLIGLVVTALIIVVTEYYTGTGYRPVKSIASASVTGHGTNVIQGLAVSMEATAVPAIIIIAGIIITYSLAGLFGIAIAVTTMLALAGMVVALDAFGPVTDNAGGIAEMSDLPADVRKTTDALDAVGNTTKAVTKGYAIGSAGLGALVLFAAYTEDLKYFIANAAQYPYFNGVNLDFSLSNPYVVVGLFFGGLLPYLFGSMGMMAVGRAGGAIVEEVRRQFRDKPGIMQGTERPDYGAAVDLLTKAAIKEMVIPSLLPVLSPIVMFVVINAIAGKSAAFSAVGAMLLGVIVTGLFVAISMTAGGGAWDNAKKYIEDGHYGGKGSEAHKAAVTGDTVGDPYKDTAGPAVNPMIKITNIVALLLLAVLAH, from the coding sequence ATGTCTATGGCAATTTGGGCGATTATCGCCTGCGGCGCCTTGTCCATCGTCTATGGCGTCTGGGCGATCCAGTCCGTCATGGCGGCGGATGCGGGCAATCAGCGCATGCAGGAGATCGCCGGCGCCATTCAGGAAGGCGCGCAGGCGTATCTGAGCCGGCAGTACACCACGATCGGCATCGTGGGCATCGTCATATTCGTCATCGTCGCCTGGCTGCTGTCGATCACCGTCGCCATCGGCTTCGCGATCGGCGCGATCCTGTCAGCGGCCGCCGGGTTCATCGGCATGCTGGTTTCGGTGCGTGCCAATGTCCGCACGACGCAGGCCTCCAGCCTGAGCCTGTCCGCCGGCCTTGCCATCGCCTTCCGCGCCGGCGCGGTGACCGGTCTGCTGGTTGCTGGTCTCGCGCTGCTTGGTGTCGCGGTCTACTACCTCGTGCTGACCGGCATGATGGGCTATGCACCGGGCGATCGTACGGTCGTCGACGCCCTCGTCGCTCTCGGCTTCGGCGCCTCGCTGATCTCGATCTTCGCCCGTCTGGGTGGGGGCATCTTCACCAAGGGCGCCGACGTCGGCGGCGACCTGGTCGGCAAGGTCGAGGCCGGCATCCCGGAGGACGATCCGCGCAATCCTGCCACCATCGCCGATAATGTCGGCGACAATGTAGGCGACTGCGCCGGCATGGCGGCCGACCTGTTCGAGACCTACGTAGTGACCGTCGTCGCGACAATGGTGCTGGGGGCGATCTTCTTCGCTGGCCAGGACGTGCTGCAGTCCGCACTGCTCTATCCGCTGGCGATCGGCGCAGTCTGCGTCGCCACCTCCATCATCGGTACCTTCTTCGTGCGCCTCGGCGCCAACCAGTCGATCATGGGCGCCCTCTACAAGGGGTTCATCGCCACTGGCGTCCTGTCGGCGATTGCGCTGTATCCGGTCACCGCGATGCTGCTCGGCACCGATACCGTGCTGACCGCGAGCAACGGCGTTTCGTTCACCGGACTGGATCTCTTCCTGTGCGGCCTCATCGGCCTGGTGGTCACCGCGCTCATCATCGTGGTGACCGAATACTACACCGGCACCGGCTATCGTCCGGTGAAGTCGATTGCCTCGGCCTCCGTGACCGGTCACGGCACCAACGTGATCCAGGGTCTGGCGGTGTCGATGGAAGCGACGGCGGTGCCCGCCATCATCATCATCGCAGGCATCATCATCACCTATTCGCTGGCCGGCCTGTTCGGGATCGCCATCGCGGTGACGACGATGCTGGCACTCGCGGGCATGGTGGTCGCGCTCGATGCGTTCGGACCGGTTACCGACAATGCCGGTGGCATCGCCGAGATGTCTGACCTTCCGGCCGACGTGCGCAAGACGACCGACGCGCTTGACGCGGTCGGGAACACCACCAAGGCGGTCACCAAGGGCTACGCGATCGGCTCGGCCGGTCTCGGCGCGCTGGTGCTGTTCGCGGCCTATACCGAGGATCTGAAGTACTTCATCGCCAACGCTGCCCAGTATCCCTACTTCAACGGGGTGAACCTCGACTTCTCGCTGTCCAACCCCTACGTGGTCGTCGGCCTGTTCTTTGGCGGCCTGCTGCCGTACCTGTTCGGCTCGATGGGCATGATGGCCGTCGGTCGCGCCGGCGGCGCCATCGTCGAGGAGGTCCGGCGCCAGTTCCGCGACAAGCCGGGCATCATGCAGGGCACCGAGCGGCCGGACTATGGGGCGGCGGTCGACCTGCTGACCAAGGCCGCCATCAAGGAGATGGTCATTCCCTCGCTCCTGCCGGTGCTCTCGCCGATCGTCATGTTCGTGGTGATCAATGCGATCGCCGGCAAGTCGGCCGCCTTCTCGGCCGTCGGCGCGATGCTGCTCGGCGTTATCGTCACCGGACTGTTCGTCGCCATCTCGATGACGGCAGGCGGCGGCGCCTGGGACAATGCCAAGAAGTACATCGAGGACGGCCACTACGGCGGCAAGGGCTCCGAGGCCCACAAGGCCGCGGTGACCGGTGACACGGTGGGCGACCCCTACAAGGACACTGCCGGCCCGGCCGTGAACCCGATGATCAAGATCACCAACATCGTGGCGCTGCTTCTTCTGGCGGTCCTCGCCCACTGA
- a CDS encoding MFS transporter: MARRNALVLAAAQAIGGASAPIVISMGGLVGYYLLGDDKSLATLPVTAFVLGVASGTIPAAMLMRRIGRRPGFQLGALTTMVAGGLAGYAVIIGSFWLVCLGTAFAGLGNAFVQQYRFAAADTATPAFRPKAISWVLAGGVVTGVLGPQIVILTKDALDPIPFAGAFLTQIVLGLAAILVLAFLRIPKLPPAPKGMGGRPLLEIARQGRFIVAVVCAIGSYGLMSLVMTAAPLAMVACDHTQTEATLGIQWHVIAMFAPSFFTGALIVRFGTLSVIAAGLVLLAASAAIALSGITVWHFWIALVLLGIGWNFGFIGATALLTETYEPAERSRVQAMNDFLVFGFQALASLMSGAILVTGGWEIINVAVFPVAGVCLLLLGWLKVSPDRGPAV; encoded by the coding sequence ATGGCCCGGCGCAATGCGCTGGTGCTTGCGGCTGCCCAGGCGATCGGCGGCGCCTCCGCGCCGATCGTCATCTCGATGGGGGGGCTCGTCGGCTACTATCTGCTCGGTGACGACAAGTCGCTGGCAACGCTGCCGGTGACGGCATTCGTTCTCGGCGTCGCGTCGGGGACGATTCCGGCGGCAATGCTGATGCGCCGCATCGGCCGTAGGCCGGGCTTTCAGCTCGGCGCGCTGACCACGATGGTCGCCGGGGGGCTTGCGGGCTACGCGGTGATCATCGGCAGCTTCTGGCTCGTCTGCCTCGGCACGGCCTTCGCCGGGCTCGGAAATGCGTTCGTCCAGCAGTACCGCTTCGCGGCTGCCGACACGGCGACACCGGCATTTCGGCCCAAGGCGATCTCCTGGGTCCTCGCCGGCGGCGTGGTGACGGGTGTGCTCGGGCCCCAGATCGTGATCCTCACAAAGGACGCACTCGACCCGATCCCGTTCGCCGGTGCCTTCCTGACGCAGATCGTGCTTGGCCTTGCCGCGATCCTCGTGCTCGCCTTCCTGCGCATCCCGAAGCTTCCGCCCGCGCCAAAGGGAATGGGGGGGCGGCCGCTGCTGGAGATCGCACGGCAGGGCCGGTTCATCGTGGCGGTGGTCTGCGCCATCGGCAGCTACGGGCTGATGAGCCTGGTGATGACAGCCGCGCCGCTTGCCATGGTCGCCTGCGATCACACGCAGACCGAGGCGACGCTCGGCATCCAGTGGCATGTGATCGCGATGTTCGCGCCAAGTTTCTTTACTGGCGCACTGATCGTCCGCTTCGGAACGCTCAGCGTCATCGCCGCCGGGCTGGTGCTGCTGGCGGCCAGTGCCGCCATCGCGCTGAGTGGCATCACGGTGTGGCATTTCTGGATTGCGCTGGTGCTCCTCGGCATCGGCTGGAACTTCGGCTTCATAGGCGCGACCGCATTGCTGACCGAGACCTACGAGCCCGCCGAGCGGTCCAGGGTGCAGGCGATGAACGATTTCCTGGTGTTCGGTTTCCAGGCATTGGCCTCGCTGATGTCCGGCGCGATCCTGGTGACCGGCGGCTGGGAGATCATCAACGTCGCGGTGTTTCCGGTCGCGGGCGTCTGCCTGCTGTTGCTCGGCTGGCTGAAGGTGTCGCCGGATCGCGGTCCGGCGGTCTGA
- the thiL gene encoding thiamine-phosphate kinase, translating into MSSLDEHGLIARHFRPLATAAGAHRLLDDAASYAPPRDLDLVLTKDGIAEGVHFPAGEAADLVARKALRVNLSDLAAKGARPVGYLVLLGLPDDWSEAWIAGFAAGLAADQHEYAVELYGGDTIRSGRLVISITAFGTVPPGGMVRRSGAQPGDRLYVSGTIGDGALGLRAATGDPHLHGLVGEADRIFLADRYRLPRPRMALAEAVRRFASAALDVSDGLAGDLDKLCTASGVTAEVAADRVPLSAAAAACVAADRSMLDLCLTGGDDYEILAAVPSRSAPDFESAAMAAGVPVSCIGDVRAGAGPARFVDVAGQELRLVSRSFSHVRTDDPLR; encoded by the coding sequence ATGAGCTCCCTCGACGAGCATGGGCTGATCGCGCGCCATTTCCGTCCGCTCGCGACCGCTGCGGGCGCGCACAGGCTGCTCGATGACGCCGCCTCGTATGCGCCGCCTCGGGATCTCGACCTCGTCCTGACCAAGGACGGTATCGCCGAAGGCGTGCACTTCCCCGCTGGCGAGGCGGCCGATCTCGTGGCGCGCAAGGCCCTTCGGGTCAACCTCTCCGATCTCGCCGCCAAGGGCGCCCGACCCGTCGGCTATCTTGTGCTGCTCGGCCTGCCCGACGACTGGAGCGAGGCCTGGATTGCCGGATTCGCCGCGGGTCTAGCCGCCGACCAGCACGAATACGCGGTCGAGCTTTATGGCGGCGACACCATCCGCAGCGGCAGGCTGGTCATTTCGATCACCGCCTTCGGCACCGTGCCGCCCGGCGGCATGGTCCGCCGGTCGGGGGCGCAGCCTGGCGACCGCCTCTACGTGTCGGGCACCATCGGCGACGGCGCGCTGGGGCTGCGCGCCGCAACTGGCGATCCGCACCTGCACGGTCTCGTCGGGGAGGCGGATCGCATCTTCCTGGCGGATCGCTACCGCCTGCCGCGCCCCCGCATGGCGCTCGCCGAGGCGGTTCGCCGCTTCGCGTCGGCGGCGCTCGATGTGTCGGACGGCCTCGCCGGAGACCTCGACAAGCTCTGCACGGCCTCCGGCGTCACGGCCGAGGTTGCGGCCGACCGGGTGCCGCTTTCGGCTGCCGCCGCTGCCTGTGTTGCGGCGGACCGCTCAATGCTCGACCTCTGCCTTACCGGAGGTGACGACTACGAGATCCTGGCGGCGGTGCCGTCGCGGTCGGCCCCGGACTTCGAGTCGGCCGCAATGGCTGCCGGCGTTCCGGTCAGCTGCATCGGAGACGTTCGCGCGGGAGCCGGGCCGGCACGCTTCGTTGACGTGGCCGGGCAGGAGCTGCGGCTTGTCAGCCGATCGTTCAGCCATGTGCGAACCGACGATCCGCTGCGTTGA
- the nusB gene encoding transcription antitermination factor NusB — MTAARKPDAPRRDARSSGAGKANRRGASRLAAVQALYQMDVAGTDLLATIAEFEQHRLGSEIEGDRLIDADVGFFRDLLGGVVRLQRRIDTEVDQSLEGGWPLRRLDMTLRAILRAGVYELIERRDVPARVIISEYVDIARAFFDEGDEPGLVNALLDRLARRIRQAEFSPDAAR; from the coding sequence TTGACCGCCGCCCGCAAGCCCGACGCTCCCCGACGGGATGCGCGCAGTTCCGGTGCCGGAAAGGCCAACCGCCGCGGTGCCTCGCGCCTGGCCGCTGTCCAGGCGCTGTACCAGATGGACGTCGCCGGCACCGACCTGCTGGCGACCATCGCCGAGTTCGAGCAGCACCGTCTCGGCTCGGAGATCGAGGGTGACCGGCTGATCGACGCCGACGTCGGCTTCTTCCGCGATCTGCTCGGGGGCGTGGTCAGGTTGCAGCGCCGGATCGACACCGAAGTCGATCAGAGCCTCGAAGGCGGCTGGCCGTTGAGACGGCTGGACATGACGCTCAGGGCGATCCTGCGGGCAGGCGTTTACGAACTGATCGAGCGGCGCGACGTGCCCGCCCGTGTGATCATCAGCGAGTACGTCGACATTGCCCGTGCCTTCTTCGATGAAGGCGACGAACCCGGCCTCGTGAATGCGCTGCTCGACCGCCTGGCCCGGCGCATCCGCCAGGCCGAATTCTCACCTGACGCTGCGCGATGA
- the ribH gene encoding 6,7-dimethyl-8-ribityllumazine synthase — translation MTTARPKILIIEAAFYPDIAEELREGAMAALDAAGAAVARVTVPGVLEIPAALAMAIDVGERNPSRAFDGYVLLGCVIRGETSHYDIVAGESARAVMDLSVRHLLALGNGILTVENGEQAHVRARLDRKDKGGAAARAALAMIATKRQLSGEAN, via the coding sequence ATGACCACGGCGCGGCCGAAGATCCTGATCATCGAAGCGGCGTTCTATCCGGACATCGCCGAGGAGCTCCGCGAGGGCGCGATGGCCGCGCTCGATGCCGCCGGGGCTGCGGTGGCCCGTGTCACCGTTCCTGGCGTCCTGGAAATACCGGCGGCGCTCGCCATGGCGATCGACGTCGGCGAGCGCAATCCCTCCCGAGCTTTCGACGGCTACGTGCTGCTCGGCTGCGTGATCCGCGGCGAGACCAGCCACTATGACATCGTCGCCGGGGAATCCGCGCGCGCCGTGATGGATCTGTCGGTCAGACACCTGCTGGCGCTCGGTAATGGCATTCTCACCGTGGAGAACGGAGAGCAGGCGCATGTGCGTGCGCGGCTCGACCGGAAAGACAAGGGCGGGGCGGCGGCGCGCGCCGCGCTCGCGATGATTGCGACGAAACGGCAGCTTTCCGGAGAAGCGAATTGA
- a CDS encoding riboflavin synthase has protein sequence MFTGLISDIGEVVSVTPGSAGTRAVIACRYPLESIAIGASIACGGPCLTVVAVHPLEDGRTAMSFDVSRETLQRTTLGAWQPGTRVNLERSLRQGDELGGHMVTGHVDGVAEIVTRHNHGDCAAFALEAPEPLHRFIAEKGSVALDGTSLTVNRVHGRRFEVMLIPHSLAATTWGERRAGDRVNLEVDLMARYVARLKETEPQ, from the coding sequence GTGTTCACCGGACTGATCAGCGATATCGGCGAGGTGGTCTCGGTAACGCCAGGTTCGGCCGGCACTCGCGCGGTGATTGCTTGCCGCTATCCCCTCGAAAGCATCGCCATTGGCGCGTCGATCGCCTGTGGTGGGCCGTGTCTGACGGTCGTCGCGGTACATCCGCTCGAGGATGGTCGTACCGCCATGTCGTTCGACGTGTCCCGCGAAACGCTGCAGCGGACGACGCTCGGCGCATGGCAGCCGGGAACGCGCGTCAATCTCGAGCGTTCGCTGCGCCAGGGCGATGAACTGGGCGGGCACATGGTGACCGGCCATGTCGACGGCGTTGCCGAGATCGTCACGCGCCACAACCACGGAGATTGCGCCGCCTTTGCGCTCGAGGCGCCCGAGCCGCTGCATCGCTTCATCGCCGAGAAGGGGTCGGTCGCGCTCGACGGCACGTCGCTGACGGTCAACCGCGTGCACGGCCGCCGGTTCGAGGTGATGCTGATCCCGCACAGTCTTGCTGCGACAACCTGGGGCGAGCGCCGCGCCGGCGACCGCGTGAACCTCGAAGTCGATCTGATGGCGCGCTACGTCGCCCGTCTGAAGGAGACCGAACCGCAATGA
- the ribD gene encoding bifunctional diaminohydroxyphosphoribosylaminopyrimidine deaminase/5-amino-6-(5-phosphoribosylamino)uracil reductase RibD — MHVTPTARPDIDAAFMAAAIRLGTRELGRTWPNPAVGALIVADRGAGPVVVGRGWTRPGGRPHAEVLALAEAGDLARGATCYVSLEPCSHHGRTPPCAEALVAAGIARVVSPLDDPDPRVAGRGHARLREAGIAVEVGPMAAEARRVHDGHIMRILRDRPRVTLKLAVSADGMIAGAGGAPVAITGAPARAVAHMLRARHDAILVGIGTVLADDPALTCRLPGMEDRSPVRVVLDGGLRLPRSAALLRRPAPAPVWVVAAADADPHRRVELESLGANVLSAPRGSDGHLDPAAVLELLAAQGITRVLVEGGATVAASLVAADLVDEAMLFHGPGVIGSHGLPAGSALAAIAGSGAYRREDRRRLGEDVLDSFARLG, encoded by the coding sequence ATGCACGTTACGCCGACCGCGCGCCCGGACATCGACGCCGCCTTCATGGCCGCGGCGATTCGCCTGGGCACCCGCGAACTCGGCCGCACCTGGCCCAATCCAGCCGTCGGCGCGCTGATCGTGGCTGATCGCGGTGCGGGACCGGTGGTCGTCGGCCGCGGCTGGACGAGGCCGGGGGGGCGGCCGCATGCCGAGGTCCTGGCGCTGGCCGAAGCAGGCGACCTGGCGCGCGGCGCCACCTGCTACGTGTCGCTGGAGCCGTGCTCGCATCATGGCCGGACCCCGCCCTGTGCCGAGGCGCTGGTGGCGGCGGGCATTGCCCGCGTCGTCTCGCCGCTCGACGACCCCGATCCGCGCGTGGCCGGACGGGGCCATGCGCGGCTGCGCGAGGCGGGTATCGCCGTCGAGGTGGGGCCGATGGCGGCCGAGGCTCGCCGGGTTCATGACGGCCACATCATGCGCATCCTGCGCGACCGCCCCCGGGTGACGCTGAAGCTCGCCGTCAGCGCCGATGGAATGATCGCGGGCGCCGGTGGGGCACCGGTCGCTATCACCGGCGCGCCGGCGCGGGCCGTCGCGCACATGCTGCGGGCACGTCACGACGCCATCCTGGTCGGCATCGGCACGGTGCTCGCTGATGATCCTGCATTGACATGCCGGCTGCCGGGGATGGAGGATCGCAGTCCGGTCCGTGTCGTTCTCGACGGCGGTTTGAGGCTGCCCCGATCCGCCGCGCTGCTGCGCCGTCCCGCCCCCGCACCGGTATGGGTGGTCGCGGCGGCCGACGCCGATCCGCACCGGCGGGTGGAACTGGAATCGCTCGGCGCGAACGTCCTGTCCGCGCCGCGTGGATCGGATGGGCATCTCGATCCCGCGGCTGTACTTGAACTGCTCGCCGCCCAGGGCATCACGAGGGTGCTCGTCGAGGGCGGCGCAACGGTCGCGGCAAGCCTCGTTGCGGCCGATCTCGTTGACGAGGCGATGCTGTTCCACGGCCCCGGTGTGATCGGATCGCATGGGCTCCCTGCCGGATCGGCCCTTGCCGCCATTGCCGGCAGCGGGGCATACAGGCGCGAGGATCGCCGCAGGCTCGGCGAGGACGTTCTGGACAGCTTTGCGCGGCTGGGGTGA
- the glyA gene encoding serine hydroxymethyltransferase: MSVTEPSTFESASAFFESPLSAADPEVMQAVTGELGRQRDEIELIASENIVSRAVLEAQGTVLTNKYAEGYPGRRYYGGCQFVDVVETLAIDRAKRLFGCAFANVQPHSGSQANQAVFMALAAPGDTILGLSLSAGGHLTHGSPVNMSGKWFEAVHYTVRRDDHRIDMDEVAALAREHKPKIIIAGGSAYPRIIDFAAFRRIADEVGAKLMVDMAHFAGLVAAGVHPSPFPHAHVVTTTTHKTLRGPRGGMVLTNDEEIAKKVNSAVFPGLQGGPLMHVIAAKAVAFGEALRPEFKLYAQQVVANAKVLADRLKQAGFDIVSGGTDTHLMLVDLRPKNLNGKQSEAALGRAHITCNKNGVPFDPERPTITSGIRLGSPAGTTRGFGVAEFQEIGDMIVEVLEGLRAANSDEGNAAVEAAVRDRALALCRRFPIYGR, encoded by the coding sequence ATGTCGGTGACCGAACCGTCCACTTTCGAGTCCGCGAGCGCATTCTTCGAATCGCCGCTGTCCGCCGCCGATCCCGAGGTCATGCAGGCCGTTACGGGCGAACTCGGCCGTCAGCGCGACGAGATCGAGCTGATCGCCTCGGAAAACATCGTCTCGCGCGCGGTGCTCGAGGCGCAGGGCACGGTCCTGACCAACAAGTACGCCGAGGGTTATCCGGGGCGCCGTTACTATGGCGGTTGCCAATTCGTCGACGTCGTCGAAACGCTCGCCATCGACCGCGCCAAGCGGCTGTTCGGCTGCGCCTTCGCGAATGTCCAGCCGCATTCGGGTTCGCAGGCCAACCAGGCCGTGTTCATGGCACTGGCCGCGCCGGGCGACACCATTCTCGGCCTCAGCCTGTCGGCCGGGGGTCACCTCACCCATGGCTCTCCGGTGAACATGTCGGGCAAATGGTTCGAGGCGGTCCATTACACCGTCCGCCGCGACGATCACCGGATAGACATGGATGAGGTCGCCGCGCTCGCCCGCGAGCACAAGCCGAAGATCATCATTGCCGGCGGCTCGGCCTATCCGCGCATCATCGACTTCGCCGCCTTCCGACGGATCGCGGACGAAGTCGGCGCCAAGCTGATGGTCGACATGGCGCATTTCGCCGGCCTCGTCGCCGCGGGTGTGCATCCGAGCCCGTTCCCGCATGCCCATGTGGTCACCACGACCACGCACAAGACGCTGCGCGGCCCGCGCGGTGGCATGGTTCTGACCAACGACGAGGAGATTGCGAAGAAGGTCAATTCGGCCGTGTTCCCCGGCCTGCAGGGCGGTCCGCTGATGCATGTGATTGCCGCCAAGGCGGTCGCCTTCGGCGAAGCGCTTCGCCCGGAATTCAAGCTCTACGCCCAGCAGGTCGTCGCCAATGCCAAGGTGCTGGCTGACCGGCTGAAGCAGGCCGGGTTCGATATCGTTTCGGGTGGTACCGACACCCACCTGATGCTTGTCGACCTGCGCCCCAAGAACCTCAACGGCAAGCAGAGCGAGGCTGCGCTGGGACGCGCGCACATCACCTGCAACAAGAACGGGGTCCCGTTCGATCCGGAGAGGCCGACGATCACGTCCGGCATTCGTCTCGGCAGCCCGGCCGGCACGACGCGCGGCTTCGGCGTTGCCGAGTTCCAGGAGATCGGCGACATGATCGTCGAGGTGCTGGAGGGGCTGCGCGCTGCCAACAGCGACGAGGGCAATGCCGCGGTGGAGGCCGCCGTCCGCGACCGGGCGCTGGCGCTCTGCCGTCGATTCCCGATCTACGGCCGCTGA
- a CDS encoding DUF6898 family protein, whose translation MEPRPGEIYIEFSHHGTQLRAVAVDAGTGVEVTVFGPASVSRHDLARIAVRKLERRLAGMSAD comes from the coding sequence GTGGAACCTCGACCCGGCGAGATCTACATCGAGTTCAGCCACCACGGAACGCAGCTCCGCGCCGTGGCGGTGGATGCCGGGACGGGCGTCGAGGTGACCGTCTTCGGACCGGCCAGTGTCTCCCGCCATGATCTCGCCCGGATTGCCGTGCGCAAGCTCGAGCGGCGGCTGGCCGGCATGTCGGCCGATTGA